TTCATGTTCCAATCAATCGTGGAGAGTGGAATGGCCACGTAGAATGGAATGCGATGGCGTTTAGCCAGCACAGCTTTGGTGTAGGTGCCAATCTTGTTGGCCACTTCTCCCGTGCGGCCCAGGGTGCGGTCGCTGCCCACGATGACCAAATCAATCTCGCCCCGCTGCATCAGGTGTCCGGCGGCGTTGTCCGCGATGACCTGATGCGAAACGCCTTGTTGCGCCAATTCCCACGCGGTCAGGGAAGCGCCCTGCGAGCGGGGCCGGGTTTCATCGCAGAAGACGTGAAATTTGCGTCCTTGCGCCTGGGCGGCATAGATGGGCGCGGTGGCCGAGCCCACGTCCACAAAGGCGAGCCAACCGGCATTGCAATGCGTCAGAATCCGCATGCCGTTTTTGATCAGTTTGGCGCCGTGTTTGCCGATGGCCTCGCAGTGCGCCTCATCTTCGCGGGCAAACTCTTCCGCGGCGAGCAAAGCCAGGGTTTGTTGTCCCACTACCGTTTGTCCGGCCGCCATGGATCGACGCACTTGGACCATGGCGTTCACCGGATCTACTGCGGTGGGACGCGCTTCCTGGATGGTTTGAAAGACCTGCTCGACGTGGGCTGCAAAGCGCGCCATATCCCGGCCCCGAAAGGCACGCACGCCCTGCGCCAGCCCATAGGCCGCAGTGGCGCCAATCGCGCCCGCGCCGCGCACCACCATGTCTCGGATCGCCCGAGCCGTGGCGCGATAATCCGGGATGGCGACGATTTTGAATTCATGCGGCAGCAGGCGTTGCTCAATCAGCATGACTGCGTTTTGGGAGGCGTTAAAGGTAACCGTGCGTTGGTGGCGGGTTTTCCCCTGGATGGTAACATTCATACACTATTAAAACTTGATTTCTTCATTCATGGAGCCGCATTGCGGGCAGCGGGAGCGATCCACGTCATCGTCATCGGTATAGACGTAGGCGCATTTGCGACAGCGAAAGATATGATCCGCACTCGGCGTGGGCGCAAAACGGCGACGCCGGCGTTCGCTGTAAAATACCAGCCAAGCCAGTCCTCCCAGCCAGAGCACCAGATATAGGATGATTAACGTTTCAGCCGGCATGGTCAGGGAATGGGTTTGACGTTCGCCTGATTGGTTGGAGCCACCGTAAGCCATTGAAAGACCACCCGGCCAAATTGCAATGGTCGCGCATCCGCGAGGCCGGACACGAACAGTGTTTCCGGCGTTGCGTCAAACCGCAGTTGACGCGTCAATTCAAGCGCGGTGGCATCCGCGGTTTTCAATCCGCTCTCAGCCACCAGCACCGCATTGGCAACGTGCCCTTCCGCACTCACCCCAACGAGTACCACGCTGGACTTGAGCACCTCCGAGTTTGGCCAGGAAGGTAACTGCGGTTGCGTCAGTAAGCGGCGTGCCGTCCATTCGCTCGTCAGATGCAGTCGGGAGCAGTTGGGCAGCAGTTCCATTTCGGATTCCGCAGTGATCTCGGTCAAGGCCGGCGTGGTTTTCTCCACCTCGTCGTGGCGGCGCCCGGCCTGCTGTTGCACATAGGCGACGAACTGACTGCCCAAGGGCTCAGGGTTCAAGGTCAGCCAATAGGCTCCCGCCGTCCATTCATAAAAGACATGCGCTTGCTCTGACACTTGCAGCCAGGCTTGCCGCGAAAAACCATGTCGGTTGGCGAGCGCGAATAAAACCGGGTAGTCGGGCGCGTCCGAAATTGGCGGCGTCATGGCACCGGGCCGGGGCAGCACCATGTGAAAGGGGCGCGATGTCATTGGATTAGTGCTGATGCGCTCTCCAAGCACCAAAGCCAGCGTAAGATGCACCCCAAACACCACGAGCACCGCCATGATAAAAATGCGCTGTGACCATCCGGAACTTGGCCTGGGCGGGTTCATGGTTCAGTTGCCGACTCGAACAACGGCGGGCGGGCCGCCAGGATAACCTGCGTGATGCCAACCAAGCGTGCCACGGAACCCACCCGCGTGATCGTCTCATAACTGACCGTGCGATCCGCCAGCACGATCAGCGAGGGCGTGCGTGCCATTTGCCGCATCGCCTCCGCCAGCCGCTCGCGCAATTGCCCATCCGTAACCACCTGGCTTTGAAAGTACACTTCCCCCGCCAGATTGATGACCACGGAGATCGTTGGATTCGTGGCCACGATCAGACTGTCCGTCACGGGCAACTCCACTTTGCTGCCAGGCATATCCACCAGCAATTTAAGCTCGCGTGCCACCTCGACAATCCGCCGGGCCGCCTCCTGATTGGTCAGGGCGGGATTTACTTGCAGCACCAACAATTTTAATCCATTGGTCTTCACCTCGCCACGCAGGCGATTTTCAAACAGATCGAACGTGCGAAATTCCTCCGCTTTAAAACGGAAGGTGGCATCCGGCTGAAGCTGGACACTCGCCATTTGATTGGCATTCAGCCGCAGACCGGCCTCCGCAAGGTCGAGCGGCAAGCCCGGAATATAAACAATGGCGGTATTGAACGTTAAAAAGACCAAAAACCAAAGAAACACCGCCGCGAACGGTCCGGCTTGGAATTCGCCTTTAAAAATTTTGGTTTTGCGCGGAAACTTGATCATGGAGTGCGCGAGTTCTCGGTCAACGCGTTCAGCACCTCAGCGGCGGCTTTTTCCATATCGAGCACGATGGAATCCACCCGGCGGACGAGATAATTATACGCGGCGTAATTGATGATGGCCACCGCCAAGCCCATGGCGGTGGTGCATAGGCCACCATAAAGGTGACGCGCGAAATCGTAGGGATGAATGGCCATCCCCTGGCGTTGCATCACGCCAAACATACCCAACATCGCGAGCACCGTGCCCAGCAAGCCCAAAAGCGGCGCAATCTGAGCGGCGGTCGCCAGAATGCTGAGTTTTTCCTCCAAACGGGGTACCTCCACCGCGCCGGTTTCCGCCAGCACCGCCTGAATGCGCGTGCGTCCGGTATCGCGATTCAAGATGGCCACCTTCACCATGCGTGCCACCGGACCAGGGGTGGCGTCACAGATGGAAATTGCTTCCACGATATTGTCGCGTTTTAACACATTACGCACGCCGCTCAAGAACTCAGTGCAATTGATCTGCTCGCGATGATAGATCAACACCCGCTCCAAAAACACGACGAACGACACCGCTCCCACCAGCATCAACAACCAGACCAAGGGCCCGCCAGAGACTAAAAATGTCGGCAACATGTGAGTGTTATAAGCGGTTCAAATCGGAATTTCAAAACAAAAACCCCTCCCGGTTTGTACCGGAAGGGGTTTGGAATTTTCAAGCACCAATCGCTTAGAACTTGTAGATGACGTTCAGGGCGAAATAGGCGTTGTAGGCTGCACCGTTACCGAACGGACCAGGATGCAGGTTGGTCAGGTCGCGATCATAGCGGGCTTCGAACCGGGTAATGGCGTTGGCCCAGAGGGAATAGTCCAACGTGCCGGTCACACCCAGCAACGCGTTGTCTTTTTCACTCGTCGTCGCAGGCACCACGTACCAAGTGCTCTCCGTCCCCTTGGCATATTCAACACGCACATTAAACTTCAACTTTTCAGTCGGCTTGATGCTCGTATAAGCACCAACGGCCATGGCATGTTTGCCACTGCCATATTGCCCGCTGATCTTGCCGTCCCAGCGATAATCGAATGCCGCACCGAAAGTCAGAGCTTCCAGCGGAGTATTCAGTGTCGCACCGGCATAGACCCAAGTCGTATCCGTAGAGCCACCAGCCAAACCGTCAACAATGCCGGCATACAATTTGGAACCTTTCAAGAACCCGAAGCTTTCCGGCGCGGTCAGTTCGATCGCGGCCATGTAGGTCTTCTCGGTATCTTGCACATTGGCGTTACCCAAACGCACCGGGCGGGCATTGACACCGGCGGCGGCCGTATTGGCCACTCCACCTTTGATGGTCAACGCGTCAGCGACTTTATAGCTCGCCAACAAACCCGTGTGCTCAGTCGGTTCAATATTCCAACCATAAGAACGGCTGTAGTGGGGGTTATCGCAACTATCAAAGGATTCATAACCCACCACGGTATCAAACACGCCAAGTTTGAGGTCCAACCCATTACCCACCGGGGCGCGCAATGCCACATACGCCTGTTTGATGGCATAGTCGGTTGTCGCGTTTCCGTTGGCCGAGGGGTTCCAGCCGACTGCATCGGGGCCAAACAGCAATTCGCCTTTATATCCCGCAGCCCATTCTTTTTCATCCAACGGCTTCTCGATGGCGAGTTTTACCACGTTCAGGTTGAAACCATCCGCCTTGTTTTGGGTAACCGCGTTACCAGCACCTTGCCCGATCAATCCAGGCGTGCTCCAACTGGCCGCCGTCTGATTACCCGGCCGCCATACAGCGGACGTATCCACGTACCCACTGATAATGGTGGATGATACCGCGCCCAATATCGGGCTCAGCTTTTCTTCGGCTTTGACTACTGATGCCAGACTGACCACGCCGACTGCGGCCAGAC
The nucleotide sequence above comes from Verrucomicrobiota bacterium. Encoded proteins:
- a CDS encoding biopolymer transporter ExbD, which gives rise to MIKFPRKTKIFKGEFQAGPFAAVFLWFLVFLTFNTAIVYIPGLPLDLAEAGLRLNANQMASVQLQPDATFRFKAEEFRTFDLFENRLRGEVKTNGLKLLVLQVNPALTNQEAARRIVEVARELKLLVDMPGSKVELPVTDSLIVATNPTISVVINLAGEVYFQSQVVTDGQLRERLAEAMRQMARTPSLIVLADRTVSYETITRVGSVARLVGITQVILAARPPLFESATEP
- a CDS encoding MotA/TolQ/ExbB proton channel family protein, which codes for MLPTFLVSGGPLVWLLMLVGAVSFVVFLERVLIYHREQINCTEFLSGVRNVLKRDNIVEAISICDATPGPVARMVKVAILNRDTGRTRIQAVLAETGAVEVPRLEEKLSILATAAQIAPLLGLLGTVLAMLGMFGVMQRQGMAIHPYDFARHLYGGLCTTAMGLAVAIINYAAYNYLVRRVDSIVLDMEKAAAEVLNALTENSRTP
- a CDS encoding outer membrane beta-barrel protein, encoding MMKYNKWTLGLAAVGVVSLASVVKAEEKLSPILGAVSSTIISGYVDTSAVWRPGNQTAASWSTPGLIGQGAGNAVTQNKADGFNLNVVKLAIEKPLDEKEWAAGYKGELLFGPDAVGWNPSANGNATTDYAIKQAYVALRAPVGNGLDLKLGVFDTVVGYESFDSCDNPHYSRSYGWNIEPTEHTGLLASYKVADALTIKGGVANTAAAGVNARPVRLGNANVQDTEKTYMAAIELTAPESFGFLKGSKLYAGIVDGLAGGSTDTTWVYAGATLNTPLEALTFGAAFDYRWDGKISGQYGSGKHAMAVGAYTSIKPTEKLKFNVRVEYAKGTESTWYVVPATTSEKDNALLGVTGTLDYSLWANAITRFEARYDRDLTNLHPGPFGNGAAYNAYFALNVIYKF
- the mtnA gene encoding S-methyl-5-thioribose-1-phosphate isomerase, coding for MNVTIQGKTRHQRTVTFNASQNAVMLIEQRLLPHEFKIVAIPDYRATARAIRDMVVRGAGAIGATAAYGLAQGVRAFRGRDMARFAAHVEQVFQTIQEARPTAVDPVNAMVQVRRSMAAGQTVVGQQTLALLAAEEFAREDEAHCEAIGKHGAKLIKNGMRILTHCNAGWLAFVDVGSATAPIYAAQAQGRKFHVFCDETRPRSQGASLTAWELAQQGVSHQVIADNAAGHLMQRGEIDLVIVGSDRTLGRTGEVANKIGTYTKAVLAKRHRIPFYVAIPLSTIDWNMKSGFDIPIEERGEDEVLGAWGMVRQMMVRGALRQTPRGGRAYVRVANPTSSARNPGFDVTPPDLITGIITPAGIFKPQDLWRKRKQLGWSV